From a single Leptidea sinapis chromosome 1, ilLepSina1.1, whole genome shotgun sequence genomic region:
- the LOC126969966 gene encoding uncharacterized protein LOC126969966 encodes MCITTLRPLTLLSLTLLLTRRMATESIYSDDGWRPISNEKLLSGSRRNFIKPEENELNSQTPWHSHSTSPDNTLSRGNFIKLVGASHKAGESLLPQREINANLESGDHNQSTLFYPNNNLDTNYDDDNTPIDNLTTRKAKKLYDSNDSAVENIIEKYNDKELLKLESKHTYAVTEDEDEQITNSNQRNIINEDNGYIYETPKSELSSNVLTNSFIKILSNYNIRSSDKLPNYSLSLRQNSRNSPKNDYTYFYIPIKVPLKYNNPNHLLVDPLLAVFLSNYGYYLPGNYGIQSNYRNIYGYGASNNIHNNKPFGSYKLFSDTDASHK; translated from the exons ATGTGCATCACCACGCTGCGGCCACTTACATTGCTATCT TTGACATTGCTACTAACAAGGAGAATGGCAACGGAAAGCATTTATTCGGACGACGGCTGGCGACCCATATCAAACGAAAAACTGTTAAGCGGATCACGAAGAAATTTCATTAAACCAGAAGAAAACGAATTGAATTCCCAAACACCGTGGCATTCTCACTCTACGAGCCCGGACAATACACTTTCACGAgggaattttattaaattagtggGCGCCAGTCATAAAGCTGGCGAGAGCTTGCTGCCACAAAGAGAAATTAACGCCAATCTTGAGAGCGGAG ATCACAACCAGTCTACTCTTTTCTACCCAAACAATAATTTGGACACTAACTACGATGATGATAATACACCAATTGATAACTTAACTACAAGAAAAGCGAAGAAACTCTACGATTCAAATGATAGCGCcgttgaaaatataattgaaaaatacaATGATAAAGAGCTATTAAAACTCGAATCCAAACATACGTATGCAGTCACAGAAGATGAAGATGAACAGATAACAAACAGTAATCAGAGAAATATAATCAATGAAGACAACGGATATATTTACGAGACTCCTAAATCAGAACTATCAAGTAACGTTCTCACAAATAGCTTTATAAAGATATtatcaaattacaatatcagAAGCAGTGACAAACTTCCAAATTATTCCTTATCTCTAAGGCAGAACAGTAGAAATTCCCCCAAAAACGACTACACATATTTTTACATACCAATAAAAGTACCATTAAAATACAACAATCCCAACCATTTATTAGTAGATCCATTACTTGCTgtgtttttatcaaattatggTTATTACTTACCCGGCAATTACGGGATACAAAGTAATTACAGGAATATCTATGGCTATGGGGCTTCAAATAATATCCATAACAATAAACCATTTGGTTCGTACAAACTTTTCTCAGACACTGATGCCTCACATAAGTGA